The following is a genomic window from Parabacteroides johnsonii DSM 18315.
CTGCTTCCTTCTCGAACGTGGGGCGGAGGGGAACGTCGGTCTGTCCGTATGCATAGCCGGCGGGAACGTTGACGGAAGTATGTCTGACCAGATAAATTTCCATGTAATATGTGTTTTATATGAGTGTTGTATAAATAAGGGCTATCCCCAGGTAGAAGCTCAATTCACAAAGCAAGAAGGTCGCTCCGCAGCAGTCACCTGTATAACCTTGTATTTTCTTTTTCATCAAATAGGTGAGGGAACAGAAGACGAGAATAGGCAGTAGGCCTGCCAGGTAATAGACGGGTTCCGGCAGCCAGAACATCGGAATAAGAGCGGAGAACAGGCAAAATGTATATTCGCTTGTTGTCATCCGGCTGTAAACCGTTTTGTTTTTAGCCTCTTCTTCCTTGCGTGCATAGGGAAGCCTGTTAATGATCATTCCGGCAACTCCTTTGGAAAAAGGATCGCCTGCCAGTATCGCACTTCCGGCAAGAGCCAGTGGCAGGCTGCTCAATAACGTATATAGAAGCGCAAAATAAAGAATCAACCCGATCACTCCGTAGCTTCCTATATGTGAATCCTTCATGATGGAAAGGATTCGTTCGCGAGAGGTCCCTCCCCCGAAGCCGTCGAAAAAGTCGGCAAGCCCGTCTTCATGAAGGCAACCGGTTATCAGCAGGCGGGTGACGATTGCCAATAACACGGCAACACTTGTCGGCAGGACCAGTGAAGTGGCATAAAGCACGATCACGGAAAACCCGGCAGTGAGCCAACCGACCAGCGCCCAGCGGCTGACTACATTCTTGAAATATTCCGAAGGCACTTCAGCTAGCCGCCAGAAAGGGAGGCGGGTGAAAAAGATGAAAGCGGCGAGGATATGGAGCATGGTTGATAATTAAAGAATGAAAGAATTAAAAGTATTTGGTGATGGAGGCCTGTTGGAAACTGTGCATCTCGTTGATCATACGGACTGCTGAGTCTACAATCGGATAGGCGCATACGGAACCGGAACCTTCACCCAGGCGTAAGCCGAGATTTAGCAGCGGCTTAGCTTGTAAGATATCCAGTACACGTTTGTGCCCGGCCTCGTCCCCGCAGTGTCCGAATATACAATAAGGAAGCATTTCCAGATACAGGCGTGACGCAGCCAGTACGCAGTTCGTCATGATAAAGCCATCCACCAGGATGACCATCTTTAACTCGGCTGCACGGAGCATGCCTCCCACAGCCATCACCATCTCATAGCCGCCGAAATAGCGGATCACATCCAGCGGGCTGTTATCTCCCTTGTAATGAGCGAGCGCCTTTTTTAAGACATTATATTTATGTTTGACCCCTTTGCTGTCCAAGCCGCTTCCGGCTCCTACGCAATCGATCAGCGGGATTCCCGTCAGACAAGTCATCCA
Proteins encoded in this region:
- a CDS encoding adenosylcobinamide-GDP ribazoletransferase, with the translated sequence MLHILAAFIFFTRLPFWRLAEVPSEYFKNVVSRWALVGWLTAGFSVIVLYATSLVLPTSVAVLLAIVTRLLITGCLHEDGLADFFDGFGGGTSRERILSIMKDSHIGSYGVIGLILYFALLYTLLSSLPLALAGSAILAGDPFSKGVAGMIINRLPYARKEEEAKNKTVYSRMTTSEYTFCLFSALIPMFWLPEPVYYLAGLLPILVFCSLTYLMKKKIQGYTGDCCGATFLLCELSFYLGIALIYTTLI